The genomic DNA AACAGCTGCGGGTGGAAGGCCAGCGCCGCCTGCGTCAGATAGCCGCCGTACGACCATCCGGTGCAGGCCAGCCGGTCGGCCGGCGCAATGCCCCGGTCAACCAGATACTTCGCACAATCGGCGACATCGTCGATCGCGGCGAACCGCAACTCCTTGTCGTCGGCGTGCACGAACGCCCGGCCAAATCCGCCCGAACCGCGCACATTCGGCGCCAACACCGCGAAACCCGCATCCAGCAGCGCCGGAAAGATCTCGTTGTATGCGGGCCGCGCCTGCCCCTCGGGACCGCCGTGCAGGAACATCACCGCGCCTATTACCGCCACAGGCGGTCGGTACAGCCACCCGGTGAGTTCCAACCCGTCGCGGGCGGTGATCCGTTCCAGCGTCGGCGCGTCGGTCAGCGGTCCCTGGCTGGGTTCGCGGTCGATCCGCTCCCATTCCAGCGAGCGCGGGTCGACGAGTTCGACGGTGCGTGGCAGCGACGGTCCCTGCACGGTCACCGCCACCATGGACCCACCCGCACTGATGCTCAGCTCGCCGGCGACCGGGCCGGGCAGCGCAATCGGCATCGACAACGTCTCGTCGGCATACTCCAGGACCTGCAACTCGCTGCGGCCGTCGATGTTCCACAACAACGCGATGGTAGACAGATCGTCGCTGACCACGAACTCGTCGAGCTCGTAGCCGGCCCGCTCGGCAACCACGTGGTAGGTCACGCCGTCGGCGGTGACCGTGACCTCCAGGAGCCGGGCGTGGGCGGCACCGTTGTCGCTGCGGACCAGCGCCCGAACAAAACCTTCGGTCCTGTTGGGCTCGTAGGTGCCGGCCGGGTGGTACAGCGTGGTCTCGCCGTCAAAACCACTGCGGAGCCGGCGCGGGGTGTGATCGTCGAGGATCACGCCGAAATCAGTGACCGAGCCGGGATCCGATGGCAGCAGCGCGATTTCGGTACGCCCCCACAGCATGATGAGCTCCTGGTAGCCACGCGGGCCGACCCGCACGAGCGAGGCTCCCGCCCACGCGTCCACCAGCCGGCCGCCCGAGCGCCGGTCGAGCACAAGAGTGTCCCCGGTGGCCGGGTCGATCAGGCAGGAGCTGCCGACGCCGTCCTCTCCGGTGAGGATCGCCGCGACCTGGGTGCCGTCCCAACTGATCAGTTCCGCGGTGCCCTCGGCGTCGGGCGGCCAATAGTCGATCCGACGCGCGTCCCGGTCGTCGGGATCGGTCGTCACCACCCAGATCTGGCTGCGGGTCCCGCCTTCGGGAGCCACCTCGCAGGCCAGCCAATGGCCGTCGGCGGAATGGATGACCTTCGTCACTGCACCCACCACGGGCAGTTCGACGTCGCGCGAGGAACTGGCCCGCCATCCACGCAGGAAGCGCTGCACCGCGCGCGGATAGCCGCCGTCGTCGACCAAGTGGGCAAAGGCCGTCGCATCCGGTGACAACGACGCGCCGTAGTTCACCCGCACATGCCGATCGGCGGCCACCTCGCGTCCTCCCGTCACGTCCGCAGTCCACTCCAGCATCTCTCACCGCGGCTCAATCGCTGGGACCTCGGCCGCAGCGGACTGAGCATCCGCACAGGTACCCTCGCAGCCATGAGGTGGGCATGACCGATTCACCACGCCGCGACGGGTCCGAACCGACCCAATCTTTCGGTAGCGGCTACCCCGTGGACTGTCCAGATCCGGCGTACTCGAACCAGCCGCCGTATCAGGGCGTCTACCCGGCTGTGCCCCAAGCGGTGCCGCCGGCTGGATCCTCGGTGCCGAACCCCACCCAACAGCTGCCGCCCTACTCTCCCTACGGGTACGACGCAGGCGCAACCGGGCATCCGCCAGGCACACCCGCCGGGCCGCCGGGTGCCCCCACCCCGCCCGAGCCCGATGGCCACGAACCCCGGCTCTGGCTGTGGATCCTGGCCGCGGTGGCGGTCCTGGTGGCCCTTGGCCTGGTCATCGCGTTGGTGATCGCCAACGGGTCGAGCCAGGAGACCGTGATCGCACCGCAACCGATCACCCCCCAGCCCAGCTTCAGCACGTCGCCGAAACCCCCCACCACGACCTCCCGCGCACCGCGGCCGATGCCGCCGCCCACCACCGCCCCGCCCTCGGAGACCGCTCCTGGGCCCACCGAGCCCGTCACCTACGAGGTCACCGGCGAGGGCCGGGCCATCAACATCACCTATCTGGATACCGGCAACATGCTCCAGACCGAGTTCAACGTCATGCTGCCGTGGAGTAAGCAGGTCGAACTGGCTCAGCCGGCGACCGAAACCGCCAGCGTGAGCGTCGTGAATTTCGGCCCAGAGGTGGCCTGCACCGTGACCGTCAACGGCGTACAGACCCAACATCGCACCGGCTCGGGAATCACGATCTGCGTCGGAACTGCCTGAGCCGTCGACGCACGCTGTCAGCTCGTTGAGACGGCGGGACCGGGCTGGCGTGCGGGCACCCGCACGGCGAGCATGCCCGCCAGCCCGACGACCAGCACCAGCACGATCCCGCCCATCCCGGCGCGGTCCGCGCCAAAGAAGTCGATGAACATGAAGAACAGCCACGGCGCCAGGAAGGACGCGGCGCGTCCGACGGTGGTGTAGAGCCCGAACGCCACACCTTCCTTGCCGTCCGCGGTGATCCGCAGCATCAGGTTGCGCGCCGCGGACAGCGTCGGCCCGATGAACAGGCACAGCAGCAGGCCACACACCCAGAAGGCCACCGGCCCCGACAGCGCCAACAGCGACAGCGCCACCACGATCAGGCAGACCAGCGACCCGACGATGACGGGTTTGGAACCCACCCGGTCATCGAGCATCCCGCCCACCACCGCACCGACCGCCGCGATCACACAGGCGCTCATCCCGAACAACAGCACGTCCGCCTGGGAGATGCCGTAGACGTTGACGCCGAGCACCGCGCCGAATGCGAAAACCCCGGCCAGTCCGTCGCGGAACACCGCGCTCGCCACCAGGTAGTAGACGACGTTGCGGTCGCGTTGCCACTCGCCGCGGATCTCGGCCCACAACTTGCGGTAGGCGCCGAAGAAACCGACGTGTTCGACCGGTTCGACGGCCGGCACGCGCGGAACCATCACGAATATCGGCAGTGCGAACAACACGAACCAGACCGCAGTGAGCAACATCACCGCCCGCACGTTCTGCCCGTCGGCGGTCGGGATGCCCAGCAGCCCACGGGTATCGCCGTCACCGGCGATGAACCCGACGTAGGCCAGCAGCAACAGCACGACGCTGCCCGCGTAGCCCAGGGCCAGGCCGAGCCCGGAGGTCCGCCCGGAGGTCTGAGGTGTGGACAGCTGTCGGAGCATGGCGTTGTAGGGCACGGTGGCCAGCTCGTTGCAGGCAGCTGTGCAGGCCAGCAGCACGAGCCCCGGCATCAGATAGCGGTGGTCGTCACGGATCAGGCTCATCGCCGCGGTAAACAGGACGGCCGCACCGGTCATCGCGGCAAGCACCCGACGCCGCCGATGCGGCGCATCGACCCAGATACCGGTGACCGGCGCCAGTAGGGCCACCGCGAGACCGGCGACCGTCATGGCCCGGCCCAGCC from Mycobacterium sp. DL440 includes the following:
- a CDS encoding alpha/beta hydrolase family protein translates to MLEWTADVTGGREVAADRHVRVNYGASLSPDATAFAHLVDDGGYPRAVQRFLRGWRASSSRDVELPVVGAVTKVIHSADGHWLACEVAPEGGTRSQIWVVTTDPDDRDARRIDYWPPDAEGTAELISWDGTQVAAILTGEDGVGSSCLIDPATGDTLVLDRRSGGRLVDAWAGASLVRVGPRGYQELIMLWGRTEIALLPSDPGSVTDFGVILDDHTPRRLRSGFDGETTLYHPAGTYEPNRTEGFVRALVRSDNGAAHARLLEVTVTADGVTYHVVAERAGYELDEFVVSDDLSTIALLWNIDGRSELQVLEYADETLSMPIALPGPVAGELSISAGGSMVAVTVQGPSLPRTVELVDPRSLEWERIDREPSQGPLTDAPTLERITARDGLELTGWLYRPPVAVIGAVMFLHGGPEGQARPAYNEIFPALLDAGFAVLAPNVRGSGGFGRAFVHADDKELRFAAIDDVADCAKYLVDRGIAPADRLACTGWSYGGYLTQAALAFHPQLFVAGISICGMSDLNSFYHTTEPWIAAASYPEYGHPVADRDLLERLSPLPKADAIIAPLLLVHGGHDTNVLPDESRQMYEALVKLGRTAELLIFDDDGHEIVKRENRAVLVDVASRWLSKAFGG
- a CDS encoding MmpS family transport accessory protein, whose translation is MTDSPRRDGSEPTQSFGSGYPVDCPDPAYSNQPPYQGVYPAVPQAVPPAGSSVPNPTQQLPPYSPYGYDAGATGHPPGTPAGPPGAPTPPEPDGHEPRLWLWILAAVAVLVALGLVIALVIANGSSQETVIAPQPITPQPSFSTSPKPPTTTSRAPRPMPPPTTAPPSETAPGPTEPVTYEVTGEGRAINITYLDTGNMLQTEFNVMLPWSKQVELAQPATETASVSVVNFGPEVACTVTVNGVQTQHRTGSGITICVGTA
- a CDS encoding MFS transporter; its protein translation is MTNPGRARVLAWALWDCGATGLNAIVVTFVFSVYLTGSVGADLPGDTTPASWLGRAMTVAGLAVALLAPVTGIWVDAPHRRRRVLAAMTGAAVLFTAAMSLIRDDHRYLMPGLVLLACTAACNELATVPYNAMLRQLSTPQTSGRTSGLGLALGYAGSVVLLLLAYVGFIAGDGDTRGLLGIPTADGQNVRAVMLLTAVWFVLFALPIFVMVPRVPAVEPVEHVGFFGAYRKLWAEIRGEWQRDRNVVYYLVASAVFRDGLAGVFAFGAVLGVNVYGISQADVLLFGMSACVIAAVGAVVGGMLDDRVGSKPVIVGSLVCLIVVALSLLALSGPVAFWVCGLLLCLFIGPTLSAARNLMLRITADGKEGVAFGLYTTVGRAASFLAPWLFFMFIDFFGADRAGMGGIVLVLVVGLAGMLAVRVPARQPGPAVSTS